A single Rhopalosiphum padi isolate XX-2018 chromosome 4, ASM2088224v1, whole genome shotgun sequence DNA region contains:
- the LOC132928779 gene encoding uncharacterized protein LOC132928779, with protein MTEHSWFHEYCVKTTSHCMQYFVMKDRSPVEKLFWILTFLCMISITFGALRVLIYVWIDSPTIISIENTESAIQDIPFPSINICPSNQLRKWIWEKYMNTNSSYWEHLQQYRSIICSLDVYNYDVSQKFSRNYFDKNSIAKLIDNCAISCPEVFQSDAKWENLTVPNFCQFIQPKMSVLGLCFSINMIPSFEIFKNEYNQRYLNFFSKNNTFIGKEKSNWNLDDGYPRNSENDHFVNINPARTSGVSYYHRLRLMTNTLDHEFLSCPSESSFFVILTL; from the exons atgactGAACATAGTTGGTTTCATGAGTATTGTGTAAAAACAACTTCACATTGTATGCAGTATTTTGTGATGAAGGACAGATCACCAGTAGAAAA attgtttTGGATTCTGACGTTTCTTTGTATGATATCCATTACGTTTGGAGCTCTGAGAGTTTTGATTTACGTTTGGATTGATAGTCCAACTATAATATCTATTGAAAATACAGAATCAGCTATTCAAGATATACCTTTTCcatcaattaatatttgtcCATCAAACCAACTGCGAAAATGGATTTGGGAGAAATACATGAACACAAACAGTTCCTATTG ggaaCATCTTCAACAATACCGATCTATTATATGTTCCTTGGATGTTTATAATTATGACGTTTCACAAAAGTTTtcaagaaattattttgataagaaTTCAATCGCGAAGTTGATTGac AATTGTGCGATTAGCTGTCCAGAAGTATTTCAATCAGATGCTAAATGGGAAAATCTAACCGTTCCAAATTTTTGTCAGTTTATTCAACCAAAAATGAGCGTACTTGGATTATGTTTTTCGATTAATATGATACcttcatttgaaatatttaaaaatgaatataatcaaAG gtatttaaatttcttttcaaAAAACAATACGTTTATTGGTAAAGAGAAATCAAATTGGAATTTAGATGACGGATACCCACGCAATTCAGAAAATGATCATTTTGTCAACATAAATCCTGCTAGAACAAGTGGTGTTAGTTATTATCATCGTCTTAGATTGATGACTAACACGTTGGACCACGAATTTTTGAGTTGTCCATCTGAAAGTTCTTTTTTT gTGATTTTAACGCTGTAA